Proteins encoded in a region of the Anopheles aquasalis chromosome 2, idAnoAquaMG_Q_19, whole genome shotgun sequence genome:
- the LOC126569418 gene encoding uncharacterized protein LOC126569418 — MEGSNAPQLSCPKQQNGSVGLPSTVDEQKPLKMYNPSSIPDALEDDAVSTKHTKPEILIKQEIKQELQDIPVQEDGLPPIPPYNVMTEAIQQGHERLTDNRDHPFDVFGRYVAFLLHRMPYEKAVRAQQEMLNCVVRAKQGTHMENGTASEDISDTASSEEIDDAMDIKSESSISLYGD, encoded by the exons atgGAGGGGTCTAATGCACCACAGTTGTCCTGTCCAAAACAACAGAATGGTTCCGTTGGTTTACCGTCAACGGTGGACGAGCAAAAGCCATTAAAG ATGTacaatccatccagcataCCTGACGCTTTAGAAGACGACGCCGTGAGCACTAAACATACCAAGCCAGAGATTCTCATCAAACAGGAGATCAAACAAGAGCTTCAAGATATTCCAGTACAGGAGGACGGCCTGCCACCTATTCCACCGTACAATGTTATGACCGAGGCCATCCAACAGGGTCACGAACGATTGACGGACAATCGGGACCATCCATTCGATGTTTTTGGACGTTATGTTGCTTTTCTACTCCATAGAATGCCATACGAGAAAGCTGTTCGTGCACAGCAAGAAATGCTGAATTGCGTCGTGCGAGCTAAGCAAGGTACGCACATGGAGAACGGTACAGCTTCTGAGGATATTTCAGACACCGCATCATCTGAGGAAATCGACGATGCTATGGATATTAAATCGGAATCGTCAATATCGTTGTACGGCGATTGA